In one window of Candidatus Sulfotelmatobacter sp. DNA:
- a CDS encoding YifB family Mg chelatase-like AAA ATPase yields RDRVRAALVNSRFEFPARRITVNLAPAELRKESGRFDLPIALGILAASRQIETAEFGNYEFAGELSLTGALRPVRGALAMTWRAAQDGRAFVLPLRSADEAALVDGANIYQAGSLLDVCAHLAGRQPLARPEAQPALAAPAYPDLAEVKGQAHAKRALEVAAAGGHSVLMVGPPGTGKSMLAARFPGLLPPMSSAEALESGALASLGSAGFRPEHWKQRPFRAPHHSASMVALVGGGSDPRPGEISLAHNGVLFLDELPEFDRRVLEALREPLESGRVAVSRAARQAEYPARFQLIAAMNPCACGYLGHFSGRCRCTPDQIARYRGKISGPLLDRIDIQIEVPTLREEELVCASRGESSQQVRERAEAARARQAERQGKLNSRLGPRELEGFCPAEDAARALLKQAIARLNLSARAYHRVLKLARTVADLAGRDTIGVAHMAEAIQYRRFDASP; encoded by the coding sequence CGCGACCGCGTGCGCGCGGCGCTGGTCAATTCGCGTTTCGAATTTCCCGCCCGCCGCATCACCGTCAACCTCGCTCCGGCCGAGCTGCGCAAGGAGAGCGGGCGCTTCGATCTGCCGATCGCGCTCGGCATCCTCGCCGCCTCCCGGCAAATCGAGACCGCGGAATTCGGCAACTATGAATTTGCCGGCGAGCTCTCCCTGACCGGCGCCTTGCGCCCGGTTCGCGGCGCGCTGGCGATGACCTGGCGCGCGGCGCAGGACGGGCGCGCCTTCGTCCTGCCGCTGCGCAGCGCCGATGAGGCGGCGCTCGTCGACGGCGCCAATATCTATCAGGCCGGCTCGCTCCTCGACGTGTGCGCGCATCTCGCCGGCCGGCAACCTCTCGCGCGCCCGGAGGCCCAGCCGGCGCTGGCCGCGCCGGCGTATCCCGACCTCGCCGAGGTGAAAGGCCAGGCGCACGCCAAGCGCGCGCTCGAGGTCGCCGCGGCCGGCGGCCACAGTGTGCTCATGGTCGGTCCTCCGGGAACGGGGAAATCGATGCTGGCGGCGCGCTTTCCCGGGCTGTTGCCGCCGATGAGCAGCGCCGAGGCGCTTGAGTCCGGCGCGCTTGCTTCGCTGGGGTCGGCCGGATTCCGGCCCGAGCACTGGAAACAGCGCCCGTTTCGCGCGCCCCACCATTCCGCCTCGATGGTGGCGCTGGTCGGCGGCGGCAGCGACCCGCGCCCGGGCGAGATTTCCCTGGCGCACAACGGCGTGCTGTTCCTCGACGAGCTGCCGGAGTTCGACCGCAGAGTGCTGGAGGCGCTGCGCGAGCCGCTCGAGTCCGGGCGCGTCGCGGTGTCGCGGGCGGCGCGCCAGGCGGAGTATCCGGCGCGCTTCCAGCTGATCGCGGCGATGAATCCCTGCGCCTGCGGCTACCTCGGCCACTTCAGCGGCCGCTGCCGCTGCACGCCCGACCAGATCGCGCGCTACCGGGGCAAGATATCCGGACCGCTGCTCGACCGTATCGACATTCAGATCGAAGTGCCGACGCTGCGCGAGGAAGAACTAGTCTGCGCGAGCCGCGGCGAAAGCTCGCAGCAGGTGCGCGAACGCGCCGAGGCGGCGCGGGCGCGGCAGGCCGAGCGCCAAGGCAAGCTCAACAGCCGGCTCGGCCCGCGCGAGCTGGAAGGATTCTGCCCCGCCGAAGACGCCGCCCGGGCGCTGCTGAAGCAGGCGATCGCGCGGCTCAACCTGTCGGCCCGCGCCTATCACCGCGTGCTCAAGCTCGCCCGCACCGTCGCCGATCTCGCCGGCCGGGACACGATCGGCGTCGCGCACATGGCCGAAGCCATTCAGTATCGCCGCTTCGACGCCTCGCCCTGA